One Oscillospiraceae bacterium genomic region harbors:
- a CDS encoding cysteine-rich VLP domain-containing protein: MKNNKTEPIPVMDYRQYRRARRLVHECCNYIDGNCISLDDGEECVCVQSISYSLLCRWFRAAVLPQDKELETALFHRLNAKKCAVCGALFTPGSNRAKYCPECAARMKRINAAKRKRKQREKCHALGAEKPL; the protein is encoded by the coding sequence ATGAAGAACAACAAGACTGAACCTATCCCTGTCATGGATTACCGCCAGTACCGCAGAGCGCGGAGACTGGTGCATGAGTGCTGCAACTACATCGACGGAAACTGTATCTCTCTGGACGATGGGGAGGAATGTGTCTGTGTCCAGTCTATTTCCTACTCCCTGTTGTGCAGGTGGTTTCGGGCGGCGGTATTGCCGCAGGATAAGGAACTGGAAACGGCGCTGTTCCACCGGCTAAATGCTAAGAAATGCGCCGTATGCGGGGCGCTGTTTACCCCCGGTTCTAACAGGGCCAAATACTGCCCGGAATGTGCCGCACGCATGAAGCGGATCAACGCCGCAAAGCGCAAGCGGAAACAACGGGAGAAATGTCACGCTTTAGGGGCTGAAAAACCCTTGTAA